The following is a genomic window from Parabacteroides johnsonii DSM 18315.
GATTTTTTCAGGAATCTGTAAAATCTTTTCCATCACTTTATTTGTTATACTAATAATCAGTCAGTTATAAAGATTAAGAATATGAAAAAAATAGTATTACTTCGCCATGGCGAAAGTGTTTGGAATAAAGAAAACCGTTTTACCGGATGGACAGATGTCGATCTTACCGAAAAGGGTATAAAAGAAGCGACAAAAGCCGGTAGTTTGTTGAAAGAGAAAGGATTCAAATTCGACAAAGCCTATACATCTTACCTAAAACGTGCTGTTAAAACCCTGAACTGCGTTCTTGACCGCATGGATCAGGACTGGATCCCTGTAGAAAAAAGTTGGCGGCTGAATGAGAAACATTATGGTTCATTGCAAGGACTGAACAAAAGTGAGACAGCCGAAAAATATGGAGACGAACAAGTCCTGATCTGGCGAAGGAGTTATGACATTGCTCCCCAGCCCCTGAAAGAAGACGACCCACGCAACCCACGTTTCGAACTCCGTTATAAAGATGTACCCGATAACGAGCTTCCCCGTACCGAATCACTGAAAGATACGGTAGAACGAATTCTGCCTTATTGGAAAGAGGTGATCTTCCCTTCGCTTAAAACATCCGATGAGATATTGGTAGCCGCTCATGGGAATAGTCTGCGCGGGATCATCAAATATTTGAAGAACATTCCAGACGATGAGATCGTACACCTCAATCTGCCGACAGCCATACCATATGTATTTGAGTTCGACGATAGTCTGACTTTAGTGAAGGATTATTTCCTCGGTGATCCGGAAGAAATCAAAAAACTAATGGATGCCGTAGCTAATCAGGGGAAAAAGGCGAAATAATAATTATTTGATTAAAGACAAAGAATGTTCCCGGGTATCCCTCCAAAACTTTATCCCCTTTTTATTTCAATGCCCGGGAGCATTTCAGAAAGCACTTCTTGCTTATTGTCATATTTATCTCAATACCCGTTGGTCCAAATCGAAACAATAGCACATAAAATTTGATTTTATACCCCATATATTTCAAATTAGCCGCAGGGGTAATATTTTTTAACAAACACGTTATCACATAATTCTATAATTATCAAGCAAATATAAACATACGACCTTATTATAGGGGTTATTGTAAACTGCAGCAGTTTTTCTCCCTCTGTCCAGCTCCCTCAAAAGGGAGAGATACAAGGGTGCGAAACTATAATTGTAGGGTTTAACGGAACAAAAAACACCAAATATATATTACATTTGCACCTCAAATTCTACATGACATGAATGCAAAGGTAAAAGGATATTTTTTGGGAGCGATCGCCGCTGCAACTTACGGAACTAACCCATTGTTTGCTCTTCCATTATATAAAGACGGGATGGACCCTGATTCGGTTCTTTTTTTCAGGTACTTATTCGCAATTCCCATACTTGGCATGATGATAAAAGGGAGAGGGAGAAGTTTCAAAGTAGAACGTAAAGCAGTAGCTCCACTGATTGTCATGGGACTGTTGGTCGCCTTTTCTTCACTTGCCTTGTTCCAAAGTTACAATTATATGGAAGTCGGGATTGCCTCGACACTTCTTTTCGTCTACCCGATCATGGTCGCATTGATCATGGCACTTGTCTTCAAAGAGAAACTGACCTTGCAAACAGTCTTTTGCATCTTATTGGCATTGGCAGGTATCGGTCTGCTCTATAAAAGCAGTGACGGCACGACGCTCAATCTTACCGGTGTCTTGCTGGTCATGGCTTCAGCCCTCTCCTATGCCATCTATATAATAGGTGTGAACCAGTCGACACTAAAAACCGTAGCTACACTCCCACTGACTTTTTACATACTACTTTTCGGCGTATCCCTGTTTTTAGTCCGTGTCGGATTCGGGAAAGACCTCTATATCGTAGACAAATGGTATCTTTGGGGAAATCTGATCGCACTTGCCGTCTTTCCGACCGCCATCTCATTCCTTTGTACAACCAGCGCTGTCCAATATATCGGCTCGACACCGACAGCCATACTGGGAGCACTCGAACCGGTCACAGCTGTATTTTTCGGGGTAGCTGTGTTCGGAGAAGCCTTGACACCAAGGATCGGTTGCGGGATATTATTAATCATTCTTGCCGTGACGATCATCATTGCGGGCAGCAATATCACAAGCCATTTGATCCGTTTCAGGAAGCTCTTCCCTCGGTTGCCGATCAAAAGAAAACGGCTAAATTAATATTGTCAATCTAAACAAAACGTAGCGCTACCTGTTTTTTTATTGAAAGACGTCTTTAATTAATTACAACTTAAAAAAACACAGAATTGAAATGAAACGTATATTTTTAACAGTAGCGCTCGCAATGGGAAGCCTTGCCGGCTATAGCCAAACAGATGATAAAGGTTATGAAGAGGGAAAATGGGTATTGAAAGGTATCACTGGTATAAATATGTCACAAACAGCCGTCAGCAACTGGTCGGCCGGTGGTGAAAACTCTTTTGCCGGAAATGCCTATCTGAACGGTTCGCTTACGCATAAAAGCGGGAATTGGCTATGGATCAGCAATCTCGGACTGGACTACGGATTGACGAAGACAAAATC
Proteins encoded in this region:
- a CDS encoding DMT family transporter, translating into MNAKVKGYFLGAIAAATYGTNPLFALPLYKDGMDPDSVLFFRYLFAIPILGMMIKGRGRSFKVERKAVAPLIVMGLLVAFSSLALFQSYNYMEVGIASTLLFVYPIMVALIMALVFKEKLTLQTVFCILLALAGIGLLYKSSDGTTLNLTGVLLVMASALSYAIYIIGVNQSTLKTVATLPLTFYILLFGVSLFLVRVGFGKDLYIVDKWYLWGNLIALAVFPTAISFLCTTSAVQYIGSTPTAILGALEPVTAVFFGVAVFGEALTPRIGCGILLIILAVTIIIAGSNITSHLIRFRKLFPRLPIKRKRLN
- the gpmA gene encoding 2,3-diphosphoglycerate-dependent phosphoglycerate mutase is translated as MKKIVLLRHGESVWNKENRFTGWTDVDLTEKGIKEATKAGSLLKEKGFKFDKAYTSYLKRAVKTLNCVLDRMDQDWIPVEKSWRLNEKHYGSLQGLNKSETAEKYGDEQVLIWRRSYDIAPQPLKEDDPRNPRFELRYKDVPDNELPRTESLKDTVERILPYWKEVIFPSLKTSDEILVAAHGNSLRGIIKYLKNIPDDEIVHLNLPTAIPYVFEFDDSLTLVKDYFLGDPEEIKKLMDAVANQGKKAK